Proteins from a single region of Corynebacterium casei LMG S-19264:
- the rbsD gene encoding D-ribose pyranase, whose amino-acid sequence MLKRGLLNPQLNEAVSHLGHTDALVFADAGLPLPKDVAVVDLSITFGLPSMDDVIRAVMAELVVEGATVASESPAEFVSLVQETGKLADTAVTYISHEELKASLTGAKLIIRTGDTTPFANVIFRCGVPF is encoded by the coding sequence ATGCTTAAACGCGGCCTTTTAAACCCGCAGCTTAATGAAGCAGTCTCCCATCTGGGACATACGGACGCGTTAGTCTTCGCCGATGCAGGTTTGCCGTTGCCAAAAGATGTCGCAGTCGTCGATCTAAGCATCACCTTTGGTCTTCCTTCCATGGACGATGTCATCCGCGCGGTCATGGCGGAGTTAGTCGTGGAGGGTGCTACGGTGGCATCGGAAAGCCCTGCGGAGTTTGTCTCTTTGGTGCAAGAAACCGGCAAGCTGGCTGATACCGCCGTGACCTATATCAGCCATGAAGAGCTCAAAGCATCGCTTACAGGTGCCAAGCTGATCATTCGCACCGGCGATACCACGCCTTTTGCCAATGTCATCTTCCGCTGCGGGGTGCCCTTCTAG
- a CDS encoding HD domain-containing protein: MSDRHKDFIGIDDRRLLHVREVGRVCAELADSLFGWPESKSREMFILGFIHDVGYEYSSDQQQHEEIGGTILKPMGFKYAQEVYCHGNPEVTEMTHELLILNIADMSVNGSGQRVSFDQRLQDIENRYGVESSQYQNAVALTSKIESELERLGKTIPDLQLR, encoded by the coding sequence ATGAGCGATAGGCACAAGGATTTTATAGGCATCGACGATCGACGTCTGTTGCATGTTCGAGAAGTTGGGAGAGTATGTGCCGAGCTAGCAGATTCTCTCTTCGGCTGGCCAGAATCTAAGTCCCGAGAGATGTTTATTCTAGGATTTATCCATGATGTTGGGTACGAGTATTCCTCCGATCAGCAGCAGCATGAAGAAATTGGAGGAACGATATTGAAACCGATGGGATTCAAATACGCCCAAGAAGTCTATTGCCACGGTAACCCAGAAGTGACAGAGATGACTCATGAACTATTGATTCTGAATATTGCGGACATGAGTGTGAATGGATCAGGGCAAAGAGTGTCTTTTGATCAGCGGCTCCAAGACATTGAGAATCGTTATGGCGTCGAATCATCCCAATATCAAAACGCCGTAGCATTAACGTCAAAAATAGAGAGTGAACTTGAAAGACTAGGGAAAACTATTCCGGATCTGCAGCTTCGTTAA
- a CDS encoding NUDIX hydrolase has translation MIESIFSIEISKALEISTRQYLVGNLARPQELKHIPDADVEIGISRYESASAESPHYHDEATEFQYMISGWTRYKDLGTGQEFDFTAGDFYVIKPHTHYVQKSKQGTEILFIKVPSINDKRLLEVTPQIKSWMAEKLKTVRNDYFEDPDAPAANSIKPAAAVAVCDNDRLLMVQRADSGKWTLPGGTLDFGESLPHCAIREVQEETGLQVEITDVLGTYTNPEVKIEYSDGEVRQEFTVVFLGKTDSTEVNIDHESVNYAWLSLSNEMSIDMADSQRRRIADLLHYLSSGEKRIS, from the coding sequence ATGATTGAAAGTATCTTTTCCATTGAGATCTCTAAAGCCCTCGAAATATCGACACGTCAGTACCTTGTGGGTAACCTTGCTAGGCCTCAAGAACTCAAACATATTCCTGATGCGGATGTAGAAATTGGTATTTCACGCTATGAATCCGCATCCGCGGAATCTCCCCATTACCACGACGAAGCAACGGAATTCCAGTATATGATCTCAGGCTGGACTCGGTACAAGGACTTAGGTACCGGCCAAGAATTTGATTTCACAGCTGGTGATTTCTATGTCATTAAGCCACACACACATTACGTGCAGAAGTCGAAGCAGGGAACTGAAATTCTGTTCATTAAGGTGCCGTCAATTAATGACAAGAGACTTCTTGAAGTCACTCCACAAATTAAATCCTGGATGGCGGAGAAACTGAAGACTGTTAGAAATGACTACTTCGAGGATCCGGATGCACCTGCGGCAAATTCAATAAAACCAGCGGCAGCCGTGGCCGTCTGCGATAACGATCGACTCCTCATGGTTCAGCGTGCAGATAGTGGAAAGTGGACTTTGCCTGGGGGAACTCTTGATTTTGGTGAAAGTCTTCCTCACTGCGCGATACGAGAGGTGCAGGAGGAAACTGGGTTACAAGTTGAAATCACGGATGTTCTTGGAACTTATACCAATCCTGAAGTCAAGATTGAATACTCGGACGGTGAGGTTCGACAAGAGTTTACTGTGGTCTTTCTGGGGAAAACAGATAGTACAGAAGTAAATATTGACCATGAGTCGGTGAATTACGCGTGGCTTTCATTGTCCAATGAGATGTCTATTGACATGGCTGATTCGCAGCGTCGCCGCATTGCAGACTTGTTGCACTACTTGAGCTCGGGTGAGAAGAGGATTTCATGA
- a CDS encoding ArsB/NhaD family transporter — MQRVSLTARMAALAATVLVVLGIVDLSSLGDLVSRLVPIFVFVIAISIVVNVSAQVGLFEEVVSKLEKVAPRHRAVRPVVLWILLIILAVVVTVFLSLDTTAVMITALAVPLARRNKIPVIGVAFAVVWIANIASLPLPVSNLTNLLALGSDAFSGTVEYLSYAWKPALIAILIVIAATAIFTLYQAKVATNEETSTVMRSSDAQRRNPLLTTCAVVVAVLMPVLASPIPYWLSTSIAALIILASCTPRRKDLISVDLVPWNSLLLVTAISTVAALIHTTGVAGWLTGMTSASPASYIELASIAGAGGVAANLMNNIPAFLFLEPLVSTPASYIALLIGVNAAPIITPWASLATLLWHDQLRRAGVHIKWSTFMILGCILAPVVVLLPVAMMV; from the coding sequence ATGCAACGCGTGAGCTTGACTGCAAGAATGGCCGCACTGGCAGCAACTGTGCTGGTGGTGCTGGGTATTGTTGATCTCAGCTCGTTGGGTGATTTGGTATCACGCTTGGTGCCGATATTTGTCTTCGTTATTGCGATTTCCATTGTGGTCAACGTGTCCGCGCAGGTTGGACTGTTTGAAGAGGTTGTCTCCAAGTTGGAGAAGGTCGCCCCGCGGCACCGGGCTGTGCGACCAGTGGTCTTGTGGATTTTGCTGATTATCTTGGCCGTGGTGGTGACGGTATTTTTGTCGCTGGATACCACGGCGGTCATGATTACGGCGCTGGCTGTGCCACTGGCTCGGCGCAACAAAATCCCCGTTATTGGCGTCGCTTTCGCGGTGGTGTGGATAGCAAATATCGCGTCCTTGCCGCTCCCGGTATCCAATCTGACCAACTTGCTGGCATTGGGCTCCGATGCGTTTAGCGGCACGGTGGAGTACCTGTCCTATGCGTGGAAACCGGCACTAATTGCAATCCTTATTGTGATTGCGGCGACTGCCATCTTCACCTTGTATCAGGCGAAAGTCGCCACGAACGAGGAGACATCGACAGTCATGCGTAGCAGCGATGCCCAACGCCGAAATCCGCTGTTGACTACCTGCGCCGTGGTGGTGGCGGTATTGATGCCAGTGCTAGCAAGTCCAATTCCGTACTGGTTGAGCACCTCAATCGCAGCGCTCATCATTCTGGCTTCATGCACTCCGCGGCGCAAGGACCTGATTTCGGTTGATCTGGTGCCGTGGAATTCTTTGCTGCTGGTCACGGCTATCTCCACGGTTGCAGCGCTGATTCACACCACTGGGGTGGCGGGGTGGTTGACGGGGATGACATCGGCAAGTCCTGCGAGCTACATCGAACTAGCATCCATCGCCGGCGCTGGTGGCGTGGCCGCTAACCTGATGAACAACATCCCAGCGTTCCTCTTCCTAGAACCTCTGGTGAGCACACCAGCCAGCTATATCGCGCTGCTCATCGGCGTTAATGCCGCTCCCATCATCACGCCGTGGGCAAGCCTGGCCACACTGTTGTGGCATGACCAGCTGCGCCGCGCCGGGGTGCACATCAAGTGGTCAACCTTCATGATTCTCGGCTGCATCCTGGCGCCGGTCGTGGTGCTTTTACCTGTTGCGATGATGGTCTGA
- a CDS encoding CorA family divalent cation transporter, producing MSEYSRAYKDWPDLWDEGLSYLAKVEYVDGNQRIIADGWHKRQIEFENQIVQFHEAKTGEATIDVGVEENKEGLWEGVKTFEVEVALNSKHFDAATMMLSHLVDARLATQLVESVGSMIQRVSANRSDTQLVDEHGNSIPSVDLLAQNLPARSGNHNEPLRILHRWCRIFQLRNGTITLYEPLDEERKSNLRWPHYGIWLNRGSEYFLRKSSIGSIFDAVEIPIKYEQYNLENWRIEFDMWENQPFQIVTSGDSDVAARRLGTAQKEIGILSEFITTAFLAARNLERRTKRNQLFLENTQLRDMATKRLDEIKNTIEEGRLMLYRASELLANTAQSVQAMAEQKNVEAAQKTNTFLTIASALFFAPTLIISFYSMSIIGLNEQEHVPSSMMVLLICLASVLLTLVFAGAVRLVNKVIRNKKISRKMESNND from the coding sequence ATGAGTGAGTACAGCCGTGCATATAAAGACTGGCCCGATTTATGGGATGAGGGTCTTAGTTATTTGGCGAAGGTTGAATACGTTGACGGTAATCAAAGAATTATTGCGGATGGATGGCACAAACGGCAGATAGAGTTTGAGAACCAAATTGTGCAGTTTCACGAGGCCAAAACTGGCGAAGCCACCATCGACGTTGGGGTGGAAGAAAACAAAGAGGGATTGTGGGAAGGGGTGAAGACATTTGAGGTTGAAGTTGCACTTAATTCCAAGCATTTTGATGCTGCCACCATGATGCTTTCTCATCTAGTTGATGCCCGATTGGCCACGCAGCTTGTAGAATCCGTCGGCTCGATGATCCAAAGAGTCTCCGCGAATAGGAGTGATACTCAACTAGTCGATGAGCATGGAAATAGTATCCCTAGCGTTGATCTCTTAGCTCAGAATTTGCCTGCTCGGTCTGGAAACCATAATGAACCTCTACGAATTTTGCACCGCTGGTGCCGAATCTTCCAACTAAGAAATGGAACAATCACTCTTTATGAGCCGCTTGATGAAGAGCGGAAAAGCAACTTAAGATGGCCGCATTATGGCATTTGGCTCAATAGAGGTTCTGAATATTTTCTGCGAAAGAGCAGCATTGGCAGCATCTTCGATGCAGTAGAAATCCCGATAAAGTACGAACAATACAATCTTGAAAATTGGCGGATTGAATTCGACATGTGGGAAAATCAGCCCTTTCAGATTGTGACGAGCGGAGATTCTGATGTAGCAGCTCGTAGATTAGGCACCGCGCAAAAAGAGATTGGAATCTTGTCGGAATTCATTACTACTGCATTTTTGGCTGCGAGAAATCTTGAACGTCGTACGAAGCGCAACCAACTATTCCTAGAAAATACGCAACTTCGAGATATGGCAACCAAGCGTTTAGATGAAATCAAGAACACAATTGAAGAGGGACGTTTGATGTTATACAGAGCCTCTGAGTTGCTTGCCAACACCGCCCAATCGGTGCAAGCAATGGCAGAGCAGAAAAATGTCGAAGCGGCACAAAAGACTAATACCTTTTTGACCATTGCCAGTGCTCTCTTTTTTGCGCCAACTTTGATTATTTCGTTCTATTCGATGTCAATTATTGGACTGAATGAGCAAGAACATGTGCCAAGTTCAATGATGGTGCTTTTGATTTGCCTCGCCAGCGTGCTGTTGACGCTGGTCTTTGCAGGAGCGGTTAGACTGGTGAATAAGGTCATCAGAAACAAGAAGATATCTCGAAAGATGGAGAGTAACAATGATTGA
- a CDS encoding ABC transporter permease has protein sequence MDNGALVGLIILCVALFIATPHFLTVNNFLNIGIQAATVAILAFGMTFVIITAGIDLSVGSVAALGAMVSASFFTDLNMPGWLPLIVGLLTGLLAGAICGIATAYGKIPSFIATLAMMSIARGATLVISDGSPIRTADSVNWLGSTVAGIPIPIVMMVIAGLICWFILERTVLGRSMYAIGGNLEAARLSGLPVKRIQITVFALSGLFAALAGLVMAGRLSSAQPQAGVGYELDAIAAVVIGGASLAGGQGRATGTLVGALLLAVIRNGLNLLNVSSFWQQIVIGLVIALAVGFDVIRNRTAQ, from the coding sequence ATGGACAACGGCGCACTGGTTGGCCTCATCATCTTGTGCGTGGCACTGTTCATTGCCACCCCGCACTTTTTGACCGTTAACAACTTCCTCAACATCGGCATTCAGGCAGCAACCGTCGCCATCCTGGCGTTTGGCATGACCTTTGTCATCATCACCGCCGGCATTGACCTATCCGTCGGCTCGGTCGCAGCACTCGGCGCGATGGTGTCTGCCTCCTTCTTTACGGATTTGAACATGCCGGGCTGGCTCCCCCTGATTGTCGGCCTGCTCACCGGCTTGCTTGCCGGCGCGATCTGCGGTATCGCCACTGCTTATGGCAAGATTCCATCCTTCATCGCAACACTGGCCATGATGTCCATCGCCCGTGGCGCGACCCTGGTTATCTCTGACGGCTCCCCTATCCGCACCGCCGATTCCGTGAACTGGTTGGGCTCCACCGTGGCGGGCATTCCAATCCCGATTGTCATGATGGTCATCGCTGGACTTATCTGCTGGTTCATCCTAGAGCGCACCGTTTTGGGCCGTTCCATGTACGCCATCGGCGGCAACCTCGAAGCAGCCCGCCTGTCCGGTCTGCCCGTCAAGCGCATCCAGATCACCGTCTTCGCGCTCTCCGGACTCTTCGCAGCGCTAGCCGGTCTGGTCATGGCGGGACGCTTGAGCTCCGCGCAGCCGCAGGCCGGTGTTGGCTATGAGCTCGACGCGATTGCCGCGGTGGTCATCGGCGGTGCATCGCTCGCCGGCGGTCAAGGTCGCGCCACCGGAACCCTTGTCGGCGCGCTGCTGCTCGCAGTCATCCGCAACGGCCTGAACCTGCTGAACGTCTCTTCCTTCTGGCAGCAAATCGTCATCGGCCTAGTCATCGCACTGGCCGTGGGCTTCGATGTCATCCGTAATAGGACAGCGCAGTAG
- a CDS encoding sugar ABC transporter ATP-binding protein, translating to MSDNNLEHEAVLQLANVSKSFGPVNVIKDVSLSVRRGQVQALLGENGAGKSTLIKMIAGVHAPDSGKILIDGTEVTIASTNDSEAHGIATIHQELNLVPTLSVAENIMLGRTPKRFGLVNYKHLNAQAQAALNLIGLDVPLKQKVGELGIAKQQLIEIAKALSMNARILILDEPTAALTGKEVDALFAILDELKAKGVAMVFISHHLDELARIADTISILRDGEFVAEVPASTDEDTLVQHMVGRAIEDQYPRGVVPETGAPLLEVNSLSSSGSFNDVSFTVHAGEVVGLAGLVGAGRTEVVRAIAGADKYDSGQVLVSGKKLKAGDIQGAIRAGVGHIPEDRKGQALVLDGTVNENLGYATLAATAKAGLADRSGQKHRAQEVAEKLRIRMANIDQPIRNLSGGNQQKAVFGRWVLAQSNVLLLDEPTRGVDVGAKVEIYNIINEITANGGAVLMVSSDLPEVLGMSDRILVMSGGQLAGELPKNTTQDEIMALAVSNLSSAASAETVAAGGHEAAFATIEEESK from the coding sequence ATGTCAGACAACAACCTTGAGCACGAAGCCGTCCTGCAGCTAGCGAATGTTTCTAAGTCCTTCGGACCGGTCAACGTCATCAAAGACGTGTCCCTGTCGGTTCGCCGCGGGCAGGTCCAAGCGCTGCTCGGCGAAAATGGTGCCGGCAAATCAACCCTCATCAAGATGATTGCTGGTGTGCACGCGCCAGATTCCGGAAAGATTCTTATTGATGGCACAGAGGTCACCATCGCTTCCACGAATGATTCCGAAGCACATGGCATTGCCACTATCCACCAAGAACTCAACTTGGTGCCGACCTTATCCGTTGCCGAAAACATCATGCTGGGCCGCACCCCGAAGCGCTTTGGTCTGGTCAACTACAAGCACCTCAACGCCCAAGCGCAGGCGGCGCTGAACCTGATTGGTTTGGATGTGCCGCTCAAGCAAAAAGTGGGTGAGCTGGGTATTGCGAAGCAGCAGCTCATCGAAATTGCCAAAGCACTATCCATGAACGCGCGCATCCTGATTCTGGATGAGCCAACCGCTGCGCTGACCGGCAAGGAAGTGGACGCGCTATTCGCCATCCTGGATGAGCTCAAAGCCAAGGGCGTGGCCATGGTGTTTATCTCCCACCACCTGGATGAGCTGGCGCGCATTGCCGATACCATTTCCATTTTGCGTGATGGCGAATTCGTGGCGGAGGTTCCTGCCTCCACCGATGAAGACACCCTGGTGCAGCACATGGTGGGCCGCGCAATTGAAGATCAGTACCCGCGCGGTGTCGTCCCCGAAACCGGTGCACCATTGCTGGAAGTCAATTCCTTATCTTCCTCTGGCAGCTTCAATGATGTCTCGTTCACCGTGCACGCGGGCGAAGTCGTTGGCCTCGCCGGCCTAGTCGGCGCCGGGCGCACCGAGGTTGTCCGCGCGATTGCTGGCGCTGATAAATATGACTCCGGTCAGGTGCTGGTCTCCGGCAAGAAACTCAAGGCCGGCGATATCCAAGGCGCTATCCGCGCTGGTGTCGGCCACATTCCCGAAGACCGCAAGGGCCAAGCACTGGTGCTCGATGGCACCGTGAATGAGAACCTCGGCTACGCCACCTTGGCTGCTACTGCCAAGGCAGGCCTTGCGGACCGATCCGGGCAAAAGCATCGCGCGCAGGAAGTAGCTGAAAAGCTGCGTATCCGCATGGCCAATATTGACCAGCCAATTCGCAACCTATCCGGTGGCAACCAGCAAAAAGCCGTGTTCGGACGCTGGGTGTTGGCGCAGTCCAACGTGTTGTTGCTGGATGAGCCCACCCGCGGCGTGGATGTTGGCGCCAAGGTAGAGATTTACAACATCATCAATGAAATCACCGCCAACGGTGGTGCCGTACTCATGGTGTCCTCTGATCTGCCGGAAGTACTCGGAATGTCCGATCGCATCCTGGTCATGTCCGGCGGGCAGCTCGCCGGCGAATTGCCGAAGAACACCACTCAAGACGAAATCATGGCCCTGGCCGTGTCCAACCTTTCATCCGCCGCTAGCGCCGAAACCGTCGCGGCAGGCGGCCATGAGGCAGCGTTTGCCACCATCGAGGAGGAATCCAAGTGA
- a CDS encoding (deoxy)nucleoside triphosphate pyrophosphohydrolase, with the protein MSKVIRVVAAVFCRGSKVLACRKAPGTSLAGYWEFPGGKIEAGESAKQALAREISEELSLRAHVGEKITTTTHEYDFATIELTTYYCEILDGTPQLVDHDETRWVRKEEDLALRWAPADIPAVNMVVDRL; encoded by the coding sequence ATGAGTAAAGTCATTCGCGTTGTGGCCGCCGTCTTTTGCCGTGGAAGCAAGGTGCTGGCCTGCCGCAAAGCCCCCGGCACATCTTTGGCTGGGTACTGGGAATTTCCCGGCGGCAAGATCGAAGCTGGCGAGAGCGCTAAGCAAGCTCTTGCCCGGGAGATTTCCGAAGAATTATCTCTTCGCGCGCATGTGGGCGAAAAAATCACCACCACAACGCACGAGTATGACTTTGCCACCATTGAATTAACCACCTACTACTGCGAGATCCTCGACGGCACTCCGCAGCTGGTTGACCACGATGAAACCCGGTGGGTGAGAAAAGAAGAAGACCTAGCGTTGCGGTGGGCACCAGCCGATATCCCCGCGGTGAACATGGTGGTGGATCGTCTATGA
- a CDS encoding substrate-binding domain-containing protein — translation MFNLSITARKALAITSVAALSFTAVACNRGESSEGSGDSVTLALSTQTNPFFVELRDGAQAKADALGIELDIQDASDDAATQTDQLRNAETSGADVVIVNPTDSDAVGSAVQSLNNADIPVIAVDRSSNSGEVASFVASDNVAGGKQAAEALAAAIGEEGEILVLQGIAGSSASRDRGQGFEEGIAAFPNIKVVGKQTANFDRTEGLNVTTNLLQANPNIKAIFAENDEMALGAIEALGARAGEEVKVFGFDGTADGLTAVEDGKMEGTIAQQPDELGARAVEQAAAILDGETPEEEVPVEVVTVTNENVAEFK, via the coding sequence ATGTTTAATCTCTCCATCACCGCACGCAAGGCGCTGGCCATTACTTCTGTTGCGGCACTGTCTTTCACCGCCGTTGCATGTAACCGCGGCGAAAGCTCTGAAGGTTCCGGCGACTCCGTAACCCTGGCGCTGTCTACCCAGACCAACCCATTCTTCGTTGAGTTGCGCGACGGCGCGCAGGCAAAGGCAGATGCACTGGGAATTGAGCTGGACATCCAGGATGCATCGGATGACGCCGCAACCCAGACTGACCAGCTGCGCAACGCTGAAACCTCCGGCGCTGACGTGGTCATTGTCAACCCAACCGACTCCGACGCTGTGGGCTCCGCCGTGCAGTCCTTGAACAACGCTGACATCCCAGTTATCGCTGTGGACCGCTCCTCCAACTCCGGTGAGGTAGCAAGTTTCGTCGCATCCGATAACGTTGCCGGCGGCAAGCAAGCTGCTGAGGCTCTGGCTGCAGCAATCGGCGAGGAAGGCGAAATCCTTGTTTTGCAGGGCATCGCCGGTTCTTCCGCATCCCGTGACCGCGGCCAGGGCTTCGAAGAAGGCATCGCAGCATTCCCGAACATCAAGGTTGTGGGTAAGCAGACCGCTAACTTCGACCGCACCGAGGGCCTTAACGTGACCACCAACCTGTTGCAAGCTAACCCAAACATCAAGGCTATCTTCGCCGAAAATGATGAGATGGCACTCGGCGCTATTGAGGCTCTTGGCGCCCGCGCGGGTGAAGAAGTTAAAGTCTTCGGCTTCGACGGCACTGCTGACGGTCTGACCGCGGTTGAGGACGGCAAGATGGAAGGAACCATCGCGCAGCAGCCAGATGAGCTGGGCGCACGCGCGGTTGAGCAGGCTGCCGCTATCCTCGATGGCGAAACCCCTGAAGAAGAGGTTCCAGTTGAGGTTGTCACTGTCACCAACGAAAACGTAGCTGAGTTCAAATAA
- a CDS encoding LacI family DNA-binding transcriptional regulator yields MVTAPTTLRDIARACNVSVSTVSRALADNPAIAKKTRQLIQETAKELNYRPNAQARALKSSRTDAIGVVVPSLVNPFFAAMAAAIEDEANQAGYATIITSSGESSPKITEAIEALRARQVDGIIAVPHIEAAEMLEDVALSIPLLFIDRHLEGSNIPAVISDAAPGIKAALEALNSRGHHKVGYLAGPQTTSTGRDRLQDFRRYAEELGMDQIVHHGGYLHEEGFRGTQKLLEQQPTAIIAGDSMMTFGALEACYRENVDIGKQLALIGFDDFVFMRIQPAPVAIIDQSVEHMGRTALRNLVQSFSAKSPPEGAVVKTRFIPRESIEFTP; encoded by the coding sequence ATGGTGACTGCTCCGACCACGCTGCGAGACATCGCACGCGCCTGCAACGTTTCTGTTTCCACGGTCTCACGCGCGCTGGCGGACAACCCGGCCATTGCAAAAAAGACCCGCCAGCTCATCCAAGAAACCGCTAAAGAGCTCAACTACCGCCCCAATGCACAGGCACGAGCATTGAAGAGCTCGCGCACTGACGCCATCGGAGTTGTGGTTCCCAGCCTGGTCAACCCATTCTTTGCGGCGATGGCTGCCGCTATCGAGGATGAGGCTAATCAGGCGGGTTATGCCACCATCATCACCAGCAGTGGTGAAAGCTCCCCAAAGATCACCGAGGCCATCGAAGCGCTCCGCGCACGCCAAGTTGATGGCATCATCGCCGTTCCCCACATCGAGGCAGCGGAGATGCTCGAGGACGTCGCACTTTCAATTCCCCTGCTGTTTATTGACCGCCACCTCGAGGGCAGCAACATCCCCGCGGTCATCTCAGATGCGGCACCGGGCATCAAGGCAGCGCTTGAGGCTTTAAATTCCCGCGGTCACCACAAGGTCGGCTACTTGGCCGGACCACAAACCACCTCCACAGGCCGTGATCGCCTACAGGACTTCCGCCGCTATGCAGAAGAGCTTGGCATGGACCAGATCGTTCACCACGGCGGATACCTGCATGAAGAAGGCTTCCGCGGCACGCAGAAGCTACTGGAACAACAGCCCACCGCGATTATCGCCGGTGACTCCATGATGACCTTTGGTGCGCTGGAGGCATGCTATCGGGAAAACGTGGACATCGGCAAGCAACTTGCTCTCATCGGCTTTGATGACTTCGTCTTCATGCGCATCCAACCCGCTCCCGTGGCAATTATTGACCAAAGCGTGGAGCACATGGGGCGAACCGCGCTGCGTAACCTAGTGCAGTCATTCAGCGCCAAGTCTCCCCCGGAAGGTGCCGTGGTTAAGACCCGTTTTATCCCTCGCGAATCCATCGAATTTACGCCCTAA
- a CDS encoding ribokinase, producing MGTLTVVGSINADLTARVQRHPNPGETLLGSGGGITAGGKGANQAVAAAYLGANVKFVGAVGQDPYVEPALKHLKESGVDLADVAEVDDTTGLAIITVSDDGENTIVVIPGANAHVDSHFVAERSATIAQAEFVLLQGEIPADGFAAAVAAAKGRVIVNLAPVIEVDKNALLAADPLLANEHEAGLILDQLGVQAASDAPKDLAQALIDAGFNSVVLTLGAQGALVAADKELIDIPTPKVTAVDTTGAGDAFAGALCARLLEGDDLVQAASFAARVGATSTLKNGAQASYPQPSDVLGEVTDA from the coding sequence ATGGGAACACTTACTGTTGTCGGTTCTATCAACGCTGACCTAACCGCGCGTGTGCAACGCCACCCTAACCCTGGTGAGACTTTGCTGGGCTCTGGTGGCGGAATTACCGCAGGCGGCAAGGGCGCAAACCAGGCTGTTGCTGCGGCTTATCTTGGCGCGAACGTCAAGTTTGTGGGCGCGGTTGGCCAGGATCCGTATGTTGAGCCGGCGTTGAAGCACTTGAAAGAATCTGGTGTGGACTTAGCCGATGTGGCTGAGGTGGATGACACCACGGGTCTTGCCATCATTACTGTTTCGGATGATGGTGAGAACACGATTGTGGTTATTCCCGGCGCGAATGCGCATGTCGATTCTCACTTCGTTGCCGAGCGCAGCGCTACGATTGCGCAAGCCGAGTTCGTGCTTTTGCAGGGCGAAATCCCTGCCGATGGTTTCGCCGCTGCCGTCGCAGCCGCCAAAGGCCGGGTTATTGTCAACCTCGCGCCTGTTATTGAGGTGGATAAAAATGCCTTGCTCGCAGCCGACCCGCTGCTAGCCAATGAGCACGAAGCAGGCCTTATCTTGGACCAGCTGGGAGTACAGGCTGCATCGGATGCGCCAAAGGATCTCGCACAAGCGCTTATCGATGCCGGCTTTAACTCCGTTGTTCTCACCCTCGGCGCCCAAGGTGCACTGGTAGCAGCAGATAAGGAACTCATCGATATTCCAACGCCGAAGGTCACAGCCGTGGACACCACTGGCGCGGGTGATGCTTTCGCAGGTGCGCTGTGTGCGCGCTTGTTAGAAGGCGACGACCTCGTGCAGGCAGCATCTTTTGCCGCACGCGTGGGTGCTACCTCCACGCTGAAAAATGGTGCGCAGGCCTCGTATCCCCAGCCATCGGATGTTTTAGGAGAGGTGACAGATGCTTAA